Proteins encoded within one genomic window of Pirellulales bacterium:
- a CDS encoding molybdopterin-binding protein encodes MHAEVISIGDELTSGQRLDTNSQWLSTRLCELGVSVLYHTTVADNLDANV; translated from the coding sequence ATGCACGCCGAAGTCATTTCCATTGGCGATGAACTTACCAGCGGCCAAAGGCTAGATACGAACAGTCAATGGCTCAGTACTCGGCTGTGCGAACTGGGAGTTAGCGTGCTGTATCACACCACCGTAGCCGACAATCTGGACGCCAACGTGC